One Spinacia oleracea cultivar Varoflay chromosome 4, BTI_SOV_V1, whole genome shotgun sequence DNA segment encodes these proteins:
- the LOC110801533 gene encoding protein argonaute 4A, giving the protein MGLEEEETNGVPLPPPPPVIPPGVTLVKESELELPKSSTAPKSELELPKSAPAPKRFPMARNGLASKGTKIQLLTNHFQVKMPNSDGYFYQYSVKMAYEDGTAVEAKGIGRRVVDKLHETYESELGGKQFAYDGEKTLFTLGGLPRNKLEFDVVVEDQQSSRSGGKTGSPGGRGGSPGENEDPNGERKRLRRPQRSKTYKVEITYATKIPLQAITNALRGQDSEHFQEAVRVLDIILRQHAARQGCLLVRQSFFHNEPRNFADIGGGVLGCRGFHSSFRATQGGLSLNIDVSTTMIVRPGPVVDFLIANQSVKDPSQIDWNKAKKTLKNLRMTARPSSNSEFKITGLSDKVCGEQTFEFRQRNGKGEGQSVEITVYDYFVQHRNIKLQYSGDLPCINVGKPKKPSYFPIELCDLVSLQRYTKSLSGLQRASLVEKSRQKPQERMKVLTDALRSSNYGSDPLLNSSGISINTQFARVEGRVLQPPKLRVGNGEDFCPRNGRWNFNNKGMFQPADALDRWIIVNFSARVDMNMLSRDIVKCGQRKGMKISDPFEVFSESPQDRRTPAPIRVEKMMDTVKNRLPGPPQFILCILPERKNCDVYGPWKKKNLADLGLVTQCIAPTRLNDQYLSNVLLKINAKLGGLNSMLSVEFARNIPLVSKVPTVIIGMDVSHGSPGRADVPSIAAVVGSRGWPSISRYRASVRTQSPKVEIIDGLFKPVPGTNQDDGMIRELLVDFFQSSGKQKPQHIIIFRDGVSESQFSQVLNIELDQIKEACKFLEENWFPKFTLIVAQKNHHTKFFQEKAPDNVPAGTVVDNSICHPKNNDFYMCSHAGMIGTTRPTHYHVLLDEIGFSADDLQDLVHSLSYVYQRSTTAISVVAPVCYAHLAASQVGQFMKFDDFSDTSSSQGGVTSVGIAQVPQLPKLHQKVSSSMFFC; this is encoded by the exons ATGGGCCTGGAAGAAGAAGAGACTAATGGAGTTCCACTTCCTCCACCACCGCCAGTTATTCCTCCGGGTGTTACTCTTGTTAAGGAATCAGAACTTGAGTTGCCAAAGAGTTCAACAGCACCTAAATCAGAACTTGAGTTGCCAAAGAGTGCACCAGCACCAAAGCGGTTTCCTATGGCTCGGAATGGTTTGGCATCCAAGGGAACAAAGATACAGCTGTTGACCAACCACTTTCAAGTCAAGATGCCAAATTCAGATGGTTACTTCTACCAGTATAGT GTTAAGATGGCGTATGAAGATGGGACTGCTGTTGAAGCCAAAGGCATAGGGAGAAGAGTAGTTGATAAGTTACATGAAACATATGAATCTGAGCTTGGTGGGAAGCAATTCGCCTATGATGGAGAGAAGACTTTGTTCACACTTGGAGGTCTTCCTCGTAACAAGCTAgagtttgatgttgttgtggaGGATCAACAATCTAGCAG ATCTGGTGGGAAGACTGGTAGCCCTGGTGGAAGGGGTGGTAGCCCTGGAGAAAATGAAGATCCTAATGGTGAAAGGAAAAGGCTTAGGCGGCCACAAAGGTCCAAGACTTACAAGGTTGAGATAACATATGCAACCAAGATTCCATTGCAAGCGATAACTAATGCATTACGCGGACAAGATTCTGAGCATTTTCAAGAGGCAGTGAGAGTTCTTGATATCATATTGAGACAGCATGCAGCTAGACA GGGCTGCCTTCTTGTCCGGCAGTCTTTCTTCCACAATGAGCCACGAAACTTCGCTGACATAGGTGGTGGAGTTCTTGGATGCAGAGGATTTCACTCAAGTTTCAGGGCTACCCAAGGCGGCCTCTCTCTGAATATTG ATGTGTCAACTACTATGATTGTTAGGCCTGGTCCTGTGGTGGACTTTCTCATTGCAAATCAAAGTGTTAAGGATCCTTCACAGATCGATTGGAACAAG GCTAAGAAAACGCTCAAAAACCTGAGGATGACTGCGCGGCCTTCTTCGAACTCGGAGTTTAAAATCACTGGGCTGAGTGACAAAGTTTGTGGAGAGCAAAC GTTTGAATTCAGACAGAGAAATGGTAAAGGAGAAGGCCAGAGTGTTGAGATAACTGTCTATGACTACTTTGTACAACACCGCAACATAAAACTTCAATATTCTGGTGATTTACCTTGTATCAATGTTGGGAAACCAAAGAAGCCTTCATACTTTCCAATTGAG TTATGTGACTTGGTTTCGCTGCAACGATATACAAAGTCATTGTCTGGATTACAAAGAGCAAGCCTAGTTGAGAAATCACGTCAGAAACCTCAGGAAAGGATGAAAGTTCTGACTGAT gCTTTGAGGAGTAGCAACTATGGGTCAGATCCTTTGCTTAATTCATCTGGCATTTCTATCAATACTCAATTTGCTCGAGTTGAAGGGCGTGTCTTGCAACCACCCAAG CTAAGAGTTGGAAATGGTGAAGATTTCTGTCCTCGTAATGGTCGATGGAACTTCAATAATAAG GGAATGTTTCAACCAGCAGATGCTTTAGACAGGTGGATAATTGTCAACTTCTCTGCTCGCGTTGATATGAACATGCTGTCCAGAGATATTGTCAAGTGTGGCCAGAGAAAAGGAATG AAAATAAGTGACCCGTTCGAAGTATTCAGTGAAAGCCCTCAAGATCGAAGAACACCAGCTCCTATAAGGGTGGAAAAGATGATGGACACTGTCAAAAATCGGCTCCCTGGTCCACCCCAGTTTATTTTGTGCATTCTTCCTGAGAGGAAAAATTGTGATGTTTATG GCCCGTGGAAAAAGAAAAACCTTGCTGATCTTGGTCTTGTAACCCAATGCATAGCTCCTACGAGGTTGAATGATCAGTATCTTTCTAATGTCCTGTTGAAAATCAATGCCAAG CTAGGGGGACTCAACTCTATGTTGTCTGTTGAGTTTGCAAGAAACATACCTTTAGTTTCGAAGGTTCCTACTGTAATTATTGGGATGGATGTCTCACATGGATCCCCTGGACGAGCTGATGTCCCATCTATTGCAGCA GTTGTAGGCTCCAGGGGATGGCCGTCTATCTCTCGTTATCGAGCATCAGTGCGTACTCAGTCTCCCAAGGTTGAGATAATTGATGGTCTGTTTAAGCCTGTGCCTGGAACTAATCAAGATGATGGCATGATCAG GGAACTGTTGGTGGACTTTTTTCAGAGTTCTGGAAAGCAAAAACCACAGCACATAATCATATTCAG GGATGGTGTCAGTGAATCTCAGTTCAGTCAAGTCCTGAATATTGAACTGGATCAGATAAAAGAG GCTTGCAAGTTTTTAGAAGAGAATTGGTTTCCAAAGTTTACACTGATAGTTGCCCAGAAGAATCATCATACGAAGTTTTTCCAGGAAAAAGCTCCAGACAATGTTCCAGCTG GAACTGTGGTTGACAACAGCATCTGCCATCCTAAGAACAATGATTTCTACATGTGTTCCCATGCTGGAATGATA GGAACAACTCGGCCAACACATTATCATGTTCTGCTTGATGAGATTGGTTTCTCAGCTGATGATTTGCAAGATCTGGTTCATTCGTTATCCTATGT CTATCAGAGAAGCACAACAGCCATCTCTGTGG TTGCTCCTGTATGCTATGCTCATCTAGCAGCGAGTCAGGTCGGTCAGTTCATGAAGTTTGATGACTTCTCTGATACTTCTTCGAGCCAAGGTGGTGTCACTTCTGTGGGTATCGCGCAAGTTCCTCAACTTCCAAAGCTGCATCAAAAAGTCAGCAGTTCCATGTTCTTTTGTTGA
- the LOC130459505 gene encoding uncharacterized protein: MTALSLFFSFFCFSLYFSGIYTFFFIIFESEFVKRREKNYGKERETVKRREKVMENSQILVDFSTSISNSIDSSSSNLNSSADNPICEAVFEDLTSFVAGQVKASFALQYCTF; this comes from the exons atgactgctctgtccctttttttttcgttcttttgtttttcactctatttttctggtatatataccttcttttttataattttcgaatcagaatttgtgaagaggagagagaaaaactatggaaaggagagagaaactgtgaagaggagagagaaagtaatggaaaattctcagatattggttgatttttctacttcaatatcaaattctattgattcttcttcttcaaatttgaattcctctgctgataatccgatttgtgaag ctgtttttgaagatttaacatcatttgttgctggtcaagtaaaagcttcctttgctcttcaatactgtactttttga